A region of Nakaseomyces glabratus chromosome M, complete sequence DNA encodes the following proteins:
- the CTF8 gene encoding Ctf8p (CAGL0M07117g~Ortholog(s) have role in maintenance of DNA trinucleotide repeats, mitotic sister chromatid cohesion and Ctf18 RFC-like complex localization): MPSVDINYDKLKELLSKDSSTDGGSATPANTIETPLGTIMVEIQGSLELPTSIDEDSELSKKFDGVDAVKFGSLNIEDKKAVLYVGKKQRLLGKVVKLSTPLGILKFNEGKNVEMLDIIEYKVIFSDRPLPIM, translated from the coding sequence ATGCCTTCTGTGGATATCAATTATGACAAGCTGAAAGAGTTGCTTTCCAAGGACTCCAGTACAGATGGCGGATCAGCAACTCCGGCGAACACAATTGAGACACCGTTGGGTACAATTATGGTCGAGATACAGGGATCTTTGGAACTTCCTACAAGTATAGACGAAGATAGCGAGCTCAGCAAGAAGTTTGACGGGGTAGATGCAGTGAAGTTTGGGAGTTTGAATATAGAGGACAAGAAAGCGGTACTGTATGTGGGTAAGAAACAGAGGCTTCTTGGGAAAGTTGTAAAACTTAGTACACCACTGGGAATACTGAAATTTAACGAAGGTAAAAATGTAGAGATGCTGGACATCATTGAATACAAAGTAATATTCTCTGATAGGCCCCTCCCGATCATGTAA